Proteins encoded within one genomic window of Diorhabda sublineata isolate icDioSubl1.1 chromosome 1, icDioSubl1.1, whole genome shotgun sequence:
- the LOC130447259 gene encoding G-patch domain and KOW motifs-containing protein homolog 1, whose translation MNSEKKISFGFNKLSKKPPAINKPQEKTVDYIVCLEEQSIKLKHEPKEITKTPLVIPLKDNQKDLLDRVRDIKGKQINVSKAVNEEVEDTRPDSELTIEELATREVIRDAKLKLQQTDSKHKTFVVPMKNENELPLDGERESTLTDYENVPVNDFGLAMLRGMGWKEGIGIGKNPLKAAVMQAPELRPKGLGLGANPASSDQHQPVCDKEGKVLILKRGSYAKVVAGSKKGTYCEVQGLDDEAGRVIVKTSLKSEILTFNEFMLVPVTKEEYSKNSKVINSAKFEEYKETEKVKIEAQIKSEKNDGYFQKYEESNKVSRKEPNRERNNDKSQVKTERYYSSDEVYSDDSKSRNKLESKSKKYNNSSDSDSDDRRSKRIHKRKDKRRHRDKSRSPNRTKHKSGRKSSKNKQRHRSSSESDYERKKSKSRNRNSSDSDSDDDRYKRKNKR comes from the exons ATGAATTCAGAGAAAAAAATCTCATTTGGCTTCAACAAATTGTCTAAGAAACCACCAGCAATTAATAAACCTCAAGAAAAAACGGTTGACTATATAGTCTGTCTAGAAGAGCAATCTATAAAATTGAAGCA TGAACCAAAGGAAATCACAAAAACACCTTTGGTTATACCCTTGAAGGATAATCAAAAGGACCTTTTGGACAGAGTAAGAGATATAAAAGGAAAGCAAATAAATGTGTCGAAAGCTGTAAATGAGGAAGTGGAAGATACAAGGCCTGATTCAGAATTAACAATAGAAGAATTGGCCACAAGAGAAGTAATAAGAG ATGCCAAATTGAAATTACAACAGACTgattcaaaacataaaacatttgttGTTcctatgaaaaatgaaaatgaacttCCATTAGATGGTGAAAGAGAATCAACATTAACTGATTATGAAAATGTACCTGTCAATGACTTTGGTCTAGCAATGTTGCGTGGAATGGGCTGGAAAGAAGGAATTGGTATTGGAAAAAATCCTTTAAA AGCTGCAGTAATGCAAGCACCAGAACTGAGACCCAAAGGTTTAGGTTTGGGTGCTAACCCAGCTAGTTCAGATCAGCATCAACCTGTCTGTGATAAAGAAGGTAAAGTTTTGATTCTAAAAAGAGGGAGCTATGCAAAAGTAGTGGCTGGAAGTAAAAAGGGAACTTATTGTGAG gttCAAGGTTTAGATGATGAAGCAGGACGAGTGATAGTTAAAACTTCTCTTAAAAGTGAGATTTTGACTTTCAATGAATTTATGCTGGTACCAGTTACAAAAGAAGAATATTCCAAGAATTCCAAAGTGATAA atagtgCAAAATTTGAGGAATATAAGGAAactgaaaaagtaaaaattgaagCACAAATAAAATCAGAGAAAAATGACGGATACTTTCAGAAATATGAAGAAAGCAATAAGGTTAGTAGGAAAGAACCAAACAGAGAAAGAAATAATGATAAGTCTCAAGTAAAAACAGAGAGGTATTATTCAAGTGATGAAGTATATTCAGACGATTCCAAAAGTAgaaataaattggaaagcaAATCTAAGAAATATAATAACTCCTCAGATTCTGATAGCGATGATAGAAGATCCAAAAGAATCCATAAAAGAAAAGACAAGAGGAGGCATAGGGATAAGAGTCGGTCTCCTAACAGGACAAAACATAAAAGTGGtagaaaatcatcaaaaaataaacaaagacaTAGGTCATCTTCAGAATCTGactatgaaagaaaaaaatctaaatcaaGAAATAGAAATAGTAGTGATAGTGATAGTGATGACGATcgatacaaaagaaaaaataagagatAA
- the LOC130449191 gene encoding GATOR complex protein NPRL2: MDVETQFKKTRIKNIRIDGPIRCIFFCEFHHTAGPIISCQDPENFISKELFDSISVYIITKAELQRSVITVTLQNYKILGFPIRIDDKDKYVRNAFHFNLCFVCDSDARTVQYESVVQKFSDYLVAREMESSFLSQGKVSTKLAPLLAQVKEELNTKGECALIEGATTTHLKVCRIRLDPSPVKDHQVPIFIKEISEQPWDLTTQQVTPYIDGFNHIAKIASLSDVQNNLVKACIQNLVYYGVVALVPLFQYGNVYCTTPKLKMMAQNLELQCKCLNYVTKSKRQLPTVRDVFRLYAAMTRGTTIRDLCIRFNPSNLRINERKLVQFGVLEGIIRRVHKYPVLLTDEPDELEKSLSGESSLDELCCSIGVASQQLEDQLERDHNVMLLWK; encoded by the exons atGGATGTTgaaacacaatttaaaaaaacacgtataaaaaatattagaattgatgGACCCATtcgttgtatatttttttgtgaattccATCACACTGCCGGTCCTATAATATCGTGTCAA gacccagaaaattttatttccaaagagCTGTTTGATAGTATTAGCGTATATATTATAACTAAAGCAGAATTACAAAGAAGTGTTATTACAGT GAcacttcaaaattataaaattcttgGTTTTCCCATTCGTATAGATGATAAAGATAAATATGTTAGAAATGCATTCCATTTTAATTTATGCTTTGTCTGTGACAGTGATGCTAGAACTGTACAATACGAATCAGTTGTCCAAAAATTTTCAGATTATTTAGTAGCAAGAGAAATGGAAAGTAGTTTCTTATCACAAGGTAAAGTTAGTACAAAACTGGCACCACTTTTAGCTCAAGTTAAAGAAGAACTCAATACAAAAG GTGAATGTGCTCTAATAGAGGGAGCAACAACAACACATTTAAAAGTATGCAGAATACGATTAGATCCATCACCTGTTAAGGATCATCAAGTACCTATATTTATCAAGGAAATTTCTGAACAGCCATGGGATCTAACTACTCAACAAGTCACTCCTTATATTGATGGATTTAATCATATTGCCAAGATAGCGTCCCTCTCAGATGTCCAGAATAATTTGGTAAAAGCTTGTATACAGAATTTGGTATATTATGGAGTTGTTGCTTTAGTACCATTGTTTCAATATGGAAACGTATATTGTACAACtccaaaattgaaaatgatGGCACAGAACCTTGAGTTACAG tgtaaatgTCTAAATTATGTTACAAAATCAAAACGTCAGTTGCCGACTGTAAGAGATGTGTTTCGTTTATATGCAGCTATGACTAGAGGGACTACTATACGAGATCTCTGCATCAGATTCAATCCATCCAATCTAAGAATTAACGAAAGGAAATTGGTACAATTTGGAGTTTTAGAAGGTATAATTCGTAGAGTTCATAAATACCCTGTGCTTTTAACAGACGAACCTGACGAATTAGAAAAAAGTCTTTCTGGGGAGTCGAGTCTTGATGAACTCTGTTGTTCCATTGGGGTTGCTTCACAACAACTAGAAGATCAATTGGAAAGGGATCATAATGTTATGTTATTATGGAAGTAG